A single genomic interval of Drosophila virilis strain 15010-1051.87 chromosome 2, Dvir_AGI_RSII-ME, whole genome shotgun sequence harbors:
- the LOC6630576 gene encoding probable Rho GTPase-activating protein CG5521 isoform X2, protein MFTKKSHADVKKSTAKLQDCKKDSASRLRHLRTILDNVDYEESKSLFETNYSHVYFILYDTFIQAEANLKQKVHKAHREELDGSLWLLEKILCLLPELLARRWQCHSLSRIMAKLLHLGNSPKLRREGVKYFLLWYQTLGDNAPGYVHAMYADLIPGLIVPQKGIVGPDTEFSATDFLTHPNMKADGGMASVFHDNTFSHPVQSSEVVALLPPSSSEKSAPPDPRDGLEILLNSMVQTAACLRWRDNRAQKDHRAFAFLLQRFKDVFLPVFSPSFDASTSIYNPRLEMPVMRSIHKKEEVMASCVVVLINWVSRFTHERLLSHRLDCALHIEGVDHARLLGYQQGLIVRDVFYVSRENINFVHEVYRQAFLLNFTSKAQIESIRTAIAVYRDWMTGSTPPPFLLEPNDEQQGAPTAPPGGTPRSQRLRTPSYVGAMQGNREQQQVVRAGMQNVLQVFVTNAANVFLVNTANLNICFPTRSRDYRSTPLQEQTEICKKVLNVYRTMVMNTRMESRTWEQMLLVLLQVTAVVLHQNPPPSGSKSASLGGILGSAIFQTLIVTWIRAHTNVPVNVMLWEKFLTVLQSLTHREELIVEWSKTIQTLTRVFSRYTYGINLLDLPLDRVAESRGKRRRIGSVWQGSGSASASGASVATSALHRERESIAESNSSRSDENSQAGGNSQAPLLQPNNRTHHQHSQSHGGTGHGVRPVPLTPMLSRSYSEGSLASAARNSRIRRRRPVPPKTDAAAAGIRATLEAQSTVQDMRRAMSLDSLAPIRKSRRRRGSQQAVDDVDGYQDAVEDTESGAGSRSPSPTASSGIEGGSIKDAQLQIDVLAADSGSLEDGNSGSFGTGGYGSERRSIMLGGTATGWLPDSTSIMWKRMLGALGDVNRIPKSELHAQVFKHLLEMTQNLIKIKQNQGISTDNQSTPPPPPLVPPIAVVAPWCYGALTLDRSFKKGKLWALQLLCSLALQGAIGMQQLPLFYHALHQLLTGEDRDLIYAIMKHLEGPRLLSLLLPGHTLLLLDLVHASAILLTSLEVTRTTPRAEVAALLGSLLAYPATLLPRPVLQPTPQQFELMECPDLQDHILNIMLRCARREPSAKARCIALCQLGQWLLLRLSQPTRNAQQRVPFQQSVPHPKDVLPPKESHAHSFHPRIREVLQVLLQALQFKHHTIAVIAVDALKLCAERGRQLAAIERVPHLIITALCRALDIQNVSKPKDADKVVLTSLMLCLGEFCMAIPATLMLTPYNDQGDTLVLQVLRVLLQVASGAPRHERVKLTSDEDFDMHIASDDLQGDGRLPEANYQTSETIQACISAIRLCARAVAMHLVTHLGHFPMGIGASRLSSMVEEQDDIVGNGASGAGGSQLERRDSMELPSVVNAQNLQLFMLNSGLVASFIELPTLKLPGGGITAGLVTAEKQVRVLMRDLNGKACWDASILYSEPRKAETVPAPAHAQYSSERYDGPSRLTKLCQPMDSLAHQDPQLPRHTLRHRPVGVLPLAKDAAPDLDQLDDMLAYIGHTSPECVPPTVAELNAPSCSPLSSAQEAQAISIILNQRVLEQEFVARQSQQTPTAASLRHAGSSSSLLQQQPDQRSLHSATASFDSFTGAGGSGSLPGRVETPFQYCRLLFAHLGLAGWERRSRTHLLQRSEKLLRELRNVDLQKCRETHKMAVIYVAAGQEDKTSILRNTNGSSMYEMFVSALGWEIELETHNGFLGGLPRQGCGATAPYYATPFLEVVYHVATRMPSDSSEAMLLKTRHLGNDEVHIVWSEHHRDYRRDILPTEFCDVLIVVYPLRNGLFRVTVNRKPEVPWFGPLANESVVSGACLATLIRATAINASRTKRAALPLYQQFYEERNRSLDSVSSRYKESTTFEDFASRIYNPMPLSTLSTLRESNASSSGAPLAAALIDPNRASVKGWVQASIDVAPPLGIAPSASAGSTAAMEANSNSSISSASPRGPRKLGPPFKGVTKKHSLQHIVVGGSSGGSAAGGDTPPESPTLPLRRIK, encoded by the exons GTGTGAA ATACTTTCTGCTGTGGTACCAGACTCTGGGCGACAATGCGCCAGGCTATGTGCACGCCATGTACGCGGATTTGATACCCGGCCTGATTGTGCCACAGAAGGGCATTGTGGGGCCCGATACGGAGTTCAGTGCTACGGATTTTCTCACACATCCCAACATGAAGGCAGACGGCGGCATGGCCTCCGTTTTCCATGACAATACGTTCTCACATCCCGTGCAGAGCTCTGAGGTGGTTGCACTGCTGCCGCCCTCGTCCAGCGAGAAGTCAGCGCCACCGGATCCACGCGATGGACTGGAAATATTACTCAATAGCATGGTGCAAACGGCCGCCTGTCTGCGCTGGCGCGACAATCGTGCCCAGAAGGATCATCGAGCGTTTGCATTTCTATTGCAGCGCTTCAAGGACGTATTTCTGCCTGTCTTCTCGCCCAGCTTTGATGCGAGCACTTCGATATACAATCCCCGCTTGGAGATGCCTGTCATGCGTTCGATACACAAAAAAGAGGAGGTTATGGCCTCCTGCGTGGTGGTGCTCATCAATTGGGTATCACGCTTCACACACGAGCGTCTGCTTAGCCACCGCCTGGACTGTGCCCTGCACATCGAGGGCGTGGATCATGCGCGGCTGCTGGGCTATCAGCAGGGCCTCATTGTGCGCGATGTGTTCTATGTGAGCCGTGAGAACATCAACTTTGTGCACGAGGTCTATCGGCAGGCGTTTCTGTTGAACTTCACATCAAAAGCGCAAATCGAGTCTATACGCACGGCCATTGCTGTCTATCGGGATTGGATGACGGGCAGCACACCGCCACCATTTCTGCTGGAGCCAAATGATGAACAACAGGGCGCACCGACGGCGCCGCCTGGTGGCACGCCGCGAAGCCAACGCTTGCGCACGCCCTCCTACGTGGGCGCCATGCAGGGCAAcagggagcagcagcaggtggtGCGTGCGGGCATGCAGAATGTGCTGCAGGTGTTTGTTACCAATGCGGCGAATGTGTTCCTTGTAAATACGGCAAATCTGAACATATGCTTTCCCACACGCTCGCGGGATTATCGATCGACGCCGCTGCAGGAGCAGACGGAGATATGCAAGAAGGTACTAAACGTGTATCGCACCATGGTGATGAACACACGCATGGAGTCGCGCACGTGGGAACAAATGCTGCTTGTGCTGCTGCAGGTGACCGCCGTTGTGCTGCATCAGAATCCGCCGCCCAGTGGCTCCAAGAGCGCCAGCCTGGGCGGCATTCTCGGCTCGGCCATATTTCAAACGCTTATCGTAACCTGGATACGGGCGCACACCAATGTGCCCGTTAATGTGATGCTCTGGGAGAAGTTTCTCACCGTTCTACAGTCGCTGACGCATCGCGAGGAGCTCATCGTCGAGTGGAGTAAGACGATACAAACATTGACGCGCGTCTTTTCGCGCTATACCTATGGAATTAATCTGCTAGATTTGCCGCTGGACCGTGTGGCCGAGAGTCGTGGCAAGCGGCGACGCATTGGCAGCGTCTGGCAGGGATCGggcagtgccagtgccagcgGGGCCAGCGTGGCGACCAGCGCGCTCCACCGCGAGCGTGAAAGCATCGCCGAATCTAATAGCAGTCGCTCCGATGAGAACTCGCAGGCGGGCGGCAATAGCCAGGCGCCGTTGCTGCAGCCCAACAATCGCACCCATCACCAGCACTCGCAATCACATGGCGGCACCGGCCATGGTGTACGTCCTGTGCCGCTTACCCCAATGCTGAGTCGCAGCTATAGCGAGGGCAGCCTGGCGTCGGCGGCGCGCAACTCACGTATACGCCGACGACGACCCGTGCCGCCTAAGACAGACGCCGCGGCAGCTGGCATACGCGCTACTTTGGAGGCGCAGAGCACTGTCCAGGATATGCGCCGCGCCATGTCGTTGGATTCGCTAGCGCCCATACGCAAAAGTCGGCGGCGTCGCGGCTCACAGCAGGCGGTGGACGATGTGGATGGCTATCAGGATGCGGTGGAGGACACTGAAAGTGGAGCCGGTTCGCGCAGTCCATCGCCcacggccagcagcggcatTGAAGGCGGCTCCATTAAGGATGCCCAGCTGCAGATCGATGTGCTAGCCGCGGACTCGGGCAGCCTGGAGGATGGCAATTCCGGCAGTTTTGGCACCGGTGGCTATGGATCTGAGCGTCGCTCGATTATGCTCGGCGGCACGGCCACCGGCTGGCTGCCCGACTCCACGTCCATTATGTGGAAACGCATGCTGGGCGCCTTGGGCGATGTGAATCGCATACCTAAATCGGAGCTGCATGCGCAAGTGTTTAAGCATCTGCTGGAGATGACCCAAAACCTCATCAAGATCAAACAGAATCAGGGCATCTCGACGGATAACCAAAGtacaccaccgccgccgccgctggtGCCGCCCATTGCTGTGGTAGCACCTTGGTGCTACGGCGCTCTCACCCTGGATCGTTCCTTCAAAAAGGGCAAACTGTGGGCGCTGCAGTTGCTCTGCTCGTTGGCGCTGCAGGGTGCCATTGGAAtgcaacagctgccgctgTTTTATCATGCGCTGCATCAGCTGCTCACCGGCGAGGATCGGGATCTGATCTATGCCATTATGAAGCATTTGGAGGGGCCGCGTTTGCTGAGTCTACTGCTGCCGGGGCacacgttgctgctgctggatcTGGTGCATGCCAGCGCCATATTGTTGACCTCCCTTGAGGTTACACGCACAACGCCGCGCGCTGAGGTGGCCGCCCTGTTGGGCTCGCTGCTGGCATATCCCGCAACGCTGCTGCCGCGGCCCGTGCTGCAGCCAACGCCGCAGCAATTTGAACTGATGGAATGTCCCGATCTGCAGGATCATATACTCAACATAATGCTGCGCTGTGCACGTCGCGAACCCTCGGCCAAGGCGCGCTGCATTGCGCTCTGCCAGCTGGGACagtggctgctgttgcgtcTCTCCCAGCCCACACGCAACGCTCAGCAGCGTGTTCCATTTCAGCAATCGGTGCCGCATCCCAAGGATGTGCTGCCGCCAAAGGAATCGCATGCGCACAGCTTTCATCCGCGCATACGGGAGGTGCTGCAGGTGCTGCTCCAGGCTCTACAATTCAAGCATCACACCATCGCTGTCATCGCAGTGGATGCGCTCAAGTTGTGCGCGGAGCGCGGACGTCAACTGGCGGCCATTGAACGTGTGCCGCACCTGATTATAACGGCACTGTGTCGTGCCTTGGATATACAGAACGTGTCCAAGCCCAAGGATGCAGACAAGGTGGTGCTGACATCGCTGATGCTCTGCCTCGGCGAGTTCTGCATGGCCATACCAGCTACCCTGATGCTGACGCCCTACAATGACCAGGGCGATACGCTGGTGCTGCAGGTGCTGCGCGTCCTGCTCCAGGTGGCATCCGGTGCGCCGCGTCACGAACGCGTCAAACTGACCTCGGATGAGGATTTCGATATGCACATTGCCAGCGATGATCTGCAGGGCGATGGACGCCTGCCGGAGGCTAACTATCAAACATCGGAGACGATACAGGCCTGCATCTCGGCCATAAGGCTGTGCGCCCGAGCGGTTGCTATGCATCTGGTTACGCATCTGGGCCACTTTCCCATGGGCATTGGTGCATCACGCCTGAGCTCCATGGTGGAGGAGCAGGATGATATTGTCGGCAATGGCGCCAGCGGCGCCGGCGGCAGCCAGCTGGAGCGTCGTGACTCCATGGAGCTACCCTCGGTGGTCAATGCACAGAATCTGCAGCTTTTCATGCTTAACTCGGGCCTGGTAGCCAGTTTTATAGAGCTGCCCACGTTGAAGTTGCCTGGTGGTGGCATTACGGCTGGCTTGGTTACCGCCGAGAAGCAGGTGCGTGTGCTCATGCGCGATCTGAATGGCAAAGCCTGCTGGGATGCCTCCATACTGTATTCGGAGCCGCGCAAGGCTGAAACTGTGCCAGCGCCCGCGCACGCCCAGTACAGCTCGGAACGCTACGATGGACCGTCGCGGCTGACAAAGCTGTGTCAGCCGATGGATTCGTTAGCGCACCAGGACCCGCAATTGCCGCGACACACACTGCGGCATCGTCCAGTCGGTGTGTTGCCGCTGGCCAAGGATGCGGCGCCCGATTTGGATCAGCTGGACGATATGCTGGCCTATATTGGTCACACCAGTCCGGAATGTGTGCCACCCACGGTCGCCGAACTGAATGCGCCCAGCTGCAGTCCATTGAGCAGCGCCCAGGAGGCGCAGGCCATATCAATCATACTCAATCAGCGTGTGCTGGAACAGGAGTTTGTTGCTCGCCAATCACAACAGACGCCCACGGCTGCTTCGTTGCGGCATGCGGGCTCCAGTTCAtccctgctgcagcagcaaccggATCAACGTTCGCTGCACAGTGCAACCGCTTCGTTTGACTCGTTCACGGGCGCCGGCGGCAGTGGTAGTTTGCCGGGTCGTGTCGAGACGCCATTTCAATACTGTCGCCTGCTCTTTGCCCATCTGGGCCTGGCCGGCTGGGAACGACGCTCACGCACCCATCTGCTGCAGCGCAGCGAGAAATTGTTGCGCGAGCTGCGCAACGTTGATTTGCAAAAGTGCCGTGAAACGCACAAAATGGCTGTCATTTATGTGGCCGCCGGGCAGGAGGACAAGACGAGCATCTTGCGCAACACCAATGGCAGCAGCATGTACGAGATGTTCGTTTCGGCGCTCGGCTGGGAGATAGAGCTGGAGACGCACAATGGCTTTCTGGGCGGCTTGCCGCGTCAGGGTTGTGGCGCTACGGCGCCATATTATGCTACGCCCTTTTTGGAGGTTGTCTATCATGTGGCAACGCGCATGCCCTCAGACTCATCGGAGGCCATGCTGCTGAAGACGCGTCATCTGGGCAACGATGAGGTGCATATTGTCTGGAGCGAGCATCATCGCGACTACAGACGCGACATTCTGCCAACGGAGTTCTGCGATGTGCTCATCGTTGTCTATCCTCTGCGTAATGGACTGTTTCGTGTGACGGTCAATCGGAAGCCGGAGGTGCCCTGGTTTGGGCCACTTGCCAATGAGTCAGTCGTCAGTGGCGCCTGCTTGGCCACGCTCATACGAGCGACGGCCATCAATGCGAGTCGCACCAAGCGCGCCGCCCTGCCGCTCTACCAGCAATT CTATGAGGAGCGCAATCGCTCGCTGGACAGCGTCTCGTCGCGCTACAAGGAGAGCACTACATTCGAGGACTTTGCCAGTCGCATTTACAATCCAATGCCGTTGTCGACGCTAAGCACATTGCGTGAGTCGAATGCGAGTAGTTCTGGCGCGCCCCTTGCAGCCGCTTTAATTGATCCCAATCGCGCCTCTGTCAAAG GCTGGGTACAGGCATCCATTGATGTGGCGCCGCCGCTTGGCATAGCGCCCTCCGCCTCAGCTGGCTCCACAGCGGCCATGGAGGCCAATTCCAATAGCAGCATAAGCTCTGCATCGCCACGTGGTCCACGCAAGCTGGGTCCGCCCTTCAAGGGCGTTACCAAGAAGCACTCACTGCAACATATTGTCGTGGGCGGCAGTTCCGGTGGCAGTGCGGCTGGCGGCGATACACCACCAGAGAGTCCCACGCTGCCGCTGCGTCGCATCAAATAG